The following coding sequences lie in one Bacteroidota bacterium genomic window:
- a CDS encoding response regulator transcription factor codes for MDNKVHILIADDHKLFAEGLAALIATIPETENAGIAGSALEALSILRSRKVDLLISDIQMPGMSGLDLVKEVKQKFPDVKVLVVSMYCEPEVVEEIFDAEAEGYILKDATYQEFSSAIRQILDNGTYFSNKVMEMMLRRIKKEKKQKNNLVQLSPRELEILQLIIQEYSSEQIAEKLFISKRTVDTHRKNILYKTNSQTLVGLIRYAFENGLVP; via the coding sequence ATGGATAACAAAGTACATATACTAATTGCCGATGATCATAAACTATTTGCTGAAGGACTCGCAGCGCTAATCGCGACTATTCCTGAAACCGAAAATGCCGGCATTGCGGGATCGGCACTTGAGGCGCTAAGCATCCTCCGGTCCAGGAAAGTGGATCTTTTGATTTCGGATATCCAAATGCCGGGTATGAGCGGCCTTGATCTTGTGAAAGAGGTCAAACAGAAATTTCCTGATGTGAAAGTATTGGTTGTCAGCATGTATTGCGAACCAGAGGTGGTTGAAGAAATCTTTGATGCCGAAGCGGAAGGATATATTCTAAAGGATGCAACCTATCAGGAGTTCAGTTCTGCCATCAGACAAATTCTCGATAACGGGACTTATTTCAGCAACAAGGTGATGGAAATGATGTTGCGCAGGATCAAAAAGGAGAAAAAACAAAAAAACAACCTCGTTCAACTCTCCCCGCGCGAGCTTGAAATTCTTCAACTCATCATTCAGGAGTACTCAAGTGAACAAATAGCCGAGAAGCTTTTTATCAGCAAGCGCACGGTTGACACCCATCGGAAGAACATTTTATACAAGACCAATTCCCAGACTCTGGTCGGGCTGATCCGTTATGCCTTCGAGAACGGACTGGTACCATAA
- a CDS encoding tetratricopeptide repeat protein — translation MARSFACCILNCVPISEARLIPKCFDLSPIILTFGDVNICLTMFQPIVYQTCINFFGKRIIQGLTFLRILLLYIGLPSLFAQSSDIANLEQQLTKAVDSARVDLLVQLCRAHWYSQPAKAIVFGNQALAEANLLGYHRGMATASNVLGVAFDVSGKPDSALHFYQHAYELASEKGFRSIAGSSLNNQGMIFHQRGNFARAAEVFYDALQLFRQEEGREQMIANVYNNLGLVYDDLRQYERSLEYHREALAIRERLNDQHGIAASLNNLGNAYHAMNNYPKALQAFESAYEIRKKLGDAYGLGIVLNNLAEIHQLIGNYERVINYSLQSLRYRKSINDEIGKSHNYNHLAHAYLMLGNTSMAKWYIDSAFISARKVQSLARLAKSWKIKSAIHRTAGEYDLAFQAMDSLLHYNEVLSNNKLEEKIAELEVKFDTERKKQEIEKLNKDNQIKALELAKEQARRKNLILYGLLLLGGVVWVFGAITAHLKYRHKVTLEKERATLQQKVFLEAMAAEDRERQRIAMELHDGLGQLLSAALLNLRTAQHTADDQFLKKSETIVQESTQELRRISKNLMPGFLVRKGLGAALEELADSINGTNNAKIELLIKADINALEKQTQHTLYRVVQEMVNNILKHNSATKILIALENKGKQIQLTITDNGQKWSEPSPVEESKGIGLMSILKRAELLSGKIWFGRLVDGANTFTLAFNTTEA, via the coding sequence GTTTCAACCAATTGTTTATCAAACTTGTATCAATTTTTTTGGAAAGCGCATAATTCAGGGTCTGACATTCTTGAGGATTCTGTTGTTATATATCGGTTTACCTTCATTGTTTGCCCAATCATCCGACATAGCCAATCTGGAGCAGCAGTTGACAAAAGCTGTTGACTCAGCAAGGGTTGACCTGCTGGTGCAATTGTGCAGAGCGCATTGGTACAGCCAGCCTGCGAAAGCTATTGTCTTTGGGAATCAGGCATTGGCCGAAGCAAACTTGCTAGGTTACCACCGAGGTATGGCGACGGCATCAAATGTGCTTGGTGTGGCTTTCGATGTGTCGGGAAAACCAGACAGTGCTTTACATTTTTATCAACATGCATACGAGCTCGCCTCTGAAAAGGGATTCAGGTCAATCGCAGGCAGTTCGCTTAATAATCAGGGGATGATTTTCCACCAGAGGGGAAATTTTGCCCGTGCTGCCGAGGTGTTTTACGACGCATTGCAGCTCTTCCGGCAGGAGGAAGGTAGGGAACAAATGATCGCAAACGTTTACAACAATCTGGGCCTTGTTTATGATGATTTGCGACAATACGAAAGGTCGCTGGAGTATCATCGTGAGGCCCTGGCAATTCGAGAACGACTCAATGACCAGCACGGTATTGCGGCTTCCCTGAACAACCTTGGGAATGCGTATCACGCGATGAACAATTACCCGAAAGCGCTTCAGGCGTTCGAGTCGGCCTATGAGATCCGCAAAAAACTAGGTGATGCGTATGGCCTTGGCATTGTGCTGAATAACCTTGCAGAAATCCACCAGTTAATCGGAAATTATGAACGGGTGATAAATTACTCTTTACAGTCGCTCCGATACCGAAAGTCAATTAACGATGAAATTGGAAAGAGCCACAACTATAATCATCTGGCGCATGCCTATCTGATGCTCGGTAACACAAGCATGGCGAAATGGTACATTGACTCTGCTTTTATTTCAGCCCGTAAAGTCCAATCACTTGCACGTCTGGCCAAATCCTGGAAAATTAAAAGCGCCATTCATCGCACTGCTGGGGAATATGACCTGGCATTTCAGGCGATGGACTCATTGCTTCATTACAATGAAGTACTGAGCAATAATAAACTCGAAGAAAAGATTGCTGAATTGGAGGTGAAGTTTGATACCGAGCGGAAGAAACAGGAAATTGAAAAGTTAAACAAGGATAATCAGATCAAAGCCCTCGAACTTGCCAAAGAACAAGCTCGGCGCAAAAACCTGATCTTGTATGGCTTATTGTTGTTAGGCGGCGTTGTTTGGGTTTTTGGCGCCATTACGGCCCATTTGAAATATCGGCATAAAGTAACGCTCGAAAAAGAAAGAGCGACCCTTCAGCAAAAAGTGTTTCTGGAAGCCATGGCTGCCGAAGATCGTGAAAGGCAGCGTATTGCAATGGAGCTGCATGATGGGCTTGGACAGTTGCTGTCGGCCGCCCTCCTGAATTTGCGCACCGCCCAGCATACTGCCGATGATCAATTCTTAAAAAAATCCGAAACAATTGTCCAGGAATCTACTCAGGAGCTCAGGCGCATTTCGAAAAATCTGATGCCCGGTTTTTTGGTCCGCAAAGGATTAGGTGCTGCCCTGGAAGAGCTTGCAGATTCAATTAATGGTACCAATAACGCGAAAATTGAACTTCTGATTAAAGCCGATATTAATGCCTTAGAAAAACAAACTCAGCACACCCTTTACAGGGTAGTTCAGGAAATGGTCAATAACATTCTGAAGCACAACAGTGCTACAAAAATTTTGATAGCCCTGGAAAATAAAGGCAAACAAATACAATTGACCATCACCGATAACGGGCAAAAGTGGTCAGAACCATCCCCGGTTGAGGAATCAAAAGGTATTGGGTTGATGAGTATCCTCAAGCGGGCTGAGCTGCTGAGTGGCAAGATTTGGTTCGGGCGACTTGTTGATGGCGCGAATACTTTTACACTCGCTTTTAATACCACCGAAGCATGA